The Mycoplasma sp. 1654_15 genome contains a region encoding:
- a CDS encoding substrate-binding domain-containing protein: MSKLFIRTLYWVLGVVAAIAIYFGTAFGIASKSNTGAQVAPIAVVFSTRNNPFFQNVEKGIEAAAKELGVAYEVYDSQNDTDKEATNISNIIAKQQKVVIFNDVNEDSGISAVKKLNAAGIKVIATDHLLNSAKAIQENIKVEANIASDNKQAGVILAQFMAQKIGLPQDALTYSVYGIPGTESGESRAQGFIQTVKGKNNQAVKYNLYSYAKYGQETANGKTYVGRQADDNRDKANTAVSNDIGAFFTEQSKRPELVFGTNDESALGAIAALEAAKIPLGGGDSYTPGSGKVYVTGVDYTEDAQIAVKNNKLSATVEQDTDLLGKLSLEIAAKILDNSWETSKYEDFYNKHTGLDRDKKPTDTVEKGYYFKVATKLFWKGPDGKGEKLQADQNGILQKVS, encoded by the coding sequence ATGTCAAAGTTATTTATTAGAACATTATATTGAGTACTTGGAGTAGTAGCGGCAATTGCTATTTATTTTGGTACTGCATTTGGTATTGCTTCAAAATCTAATACAGGAGCTCAAGTAGCGCCAATAGCTGTAGTTTTTTCTACCAGAAACAATCCATTTTTCCAAAACGTAGAAAAGGGAATCGAAGCTGCAGCTAAAGAACTAGGTGTGGCATATGAAGTATATGATTCACAAAATGATACTGATAAAGAAGCAACAAACATTTCAAACATTATTGCAAAACAACAAAAAGTAGTAATTTTTAATGATGTTAATGAAGATTCAGGAATTTCTGCTGTTAAAAAATTAAATGCTGCTGGAATCAAAGTTATTGCAACTGATCACTTATTAAATTCAGCAAAAGCTATACAAGAAAACATTAAAGTAGAAGCAAATATTGCTTCAGATAACAAGCAAGCCGGAGTTATTTTAGCTCAATTTATGGCTCAAAAAATAGGTCTTCCACAAGATGCATTAACATACTCAGTTTATGGAATTCCAGGAACAGAATCTGGTGAATCCAGAGCACAAGGATTTATCCAAACAGTAAAAGGCAAAAATAACCAAGCAGTAAAATATAATCTTTATTCATATGCAAAATATGGACAAGAAACTGCAAACGGAAAAACATATGTAGGTAGACAAGCAGATGACAACAGAGACAAAGCAAATACAGCTGTTTCAAACGATATTGGTGCATTCTTTACTGAACAAAGTAAAAGACCTGAATTAGTATTTGGAACAAATGATGAATCTGCTTTAGGTGCTATAGCTGCTTTAGAAGCTGCTAAAATTCCTTTAGGAGGTGGTGATTCATATACACCTGGATCTGGTAAAGTATATGTAACTGGAGTTGATTATACAGAAGATGCACAAATAGCAGTTAAAAATAATAAATTATCAGCTACAGTTGAGCAAGATACAGATTTACTAGGAAAACTTTCTTTAGAAATCGCTGCAAAAATCCTTGATAATTCTTGAGAAACAAGCAAATATGAAGACTTTTACAACAAACATACTGGTTTAGATAGAGACAAAAAACCAACTGATACAGTAGAAAAAGGATATTACTTTAAAGTAGCTACAAAACTTTTCTGAAAAGGTCCAGATGGTAAAGGTGAAAAACTTCAAGCAGATCAAAACGGAATTCTTCAAAAAGTTTCATAA
- a CDS encoding sugar ABC transporter ATP-binding protein produces the protein MNILEKYPLFFKLENINLSFGPVKVLKNMNLELYKGAGVALIGENGAGKSTLMKVLSGVYQPDSGKMSFCENNICDKKVEFSGVIDSQKQGIAIIHQEQHLVENLTVAQNIFLGREFRSSLGLLDYKKQDEEAKKLLNILGVDFSPKAIVSSLSVSQRQFIEIAKALSQNPKIIIFDEPTSVLTEKDTQKLYDLVKKLKKQGIAIVWITHRMEEIEQTCEFITVIRNGMYIDSKPTVEFKNEDEIISLMVGFDIEHRYPEKTPVLSKNPSFLVKNLSNEKVANISFDIKPGEILIFYGLVSSGRTELARTLIGDMPYLNGHIELNGKEFKPKNIKDSLNHGIYYLSEDRKQIGLNVNLPINFNITISSLNSNEFSRYLPLISKTKISQTTNSYIKQLKIKTSSQENPATSLSGGNQQKVSIAKGLATEPQFFILDEPTRGVDVGARKEIYNLIHQLKQENKTIMIISSDMQEVIGIADRVITMYEGRITGELVGDQITDQNIMKYSLNLQKGN, from the coding sequence TTGAACATTTTAGAAAAATATCCTTTATTTTTCAAGCTAGAAAACATAAATTTAAGTTTTGGTCCAGTTAAAGTTTTAAAAAATATGAATTTAGAACTTTACAAAGGTGCTGGAGTAGCCTTAATTGGTGAAAATGGTGCAGGAAAATCTACATTAATGAAGGTTTTAAGTGGAGTTTATCAACCAGATTCTGGAAAAATGAGCTTTTGTGAAAATAATATTTGTGATAAAAAAGTAGAATTTTCTGGTGTTATCGATTCACAAAAACAAGGAATTGCTATTATTCACCAAGAACAACATTTAGTAGAAAATTTAACTGTTGCTCAAAACATTTTTTTAGGTCGTGAATTTAGAAGCTCATTAGGTTTACTTGACTATAAAAAACAAGATGAAGAAGCTAAAAAACTATTAAATATCTTAGGTGTTGATTTTAGTCCAAAAGCCATTGTCTCTTCTCTGTCAGTTTCACAAAGACAATTTATCGAAATTGCAAAAGCTTTATCACAAAATCCAAAAATTATTATCTTTGATGAACCTACTTCGGTTTTAACTGAAAAAGACACACAAAAACTTTATGATTTAGTTAAAAAGCTTAAAAAACAAGGAATTGCAATAGTTTGAATCACTCACAGAATGGAAGAAATTGAACAAACTTGCGAGTTTATTACAGTAATTAGAAACGGAATGTACATCGATAGCAAACCAACTGTTGAATTTAAAAATGAAGATGAAATTATCTCATTAATGGTTGGTTTTGACATTGAACACAGATACCCTGAAAAAACTCCTGTTTTAAGTAAAAATCCTTCATTTTTGGTCAAAAATCTTTCAAATGAAAAAGTAGCAAATATTAGTTTTGATATAAAACCAGGAGAAATTTTGATTTTCTATGGTTTAGTTAGCTCAGGACGTACTGAACTTGCTAGAACATTAATTGGTGATATGCCATATTTGAATGGACATATTGAACTAAATGGTAAAGAATTTAAACCTAAAAACATAAAAGATAGTCTAAATCATGGAATTTACTACTTGTCAGAAGACAGAAAACAAATTGGTTTAAATGTCAACTTGCCTATTAATTTTAATATCACAATTTCTTCTTTAAATTCTAATGAGTTTTCTAGATATTTACCTTTGATTTCAAAGACTAAAATATCACAAACAACAAATTCTTATATCAAACAACTAAAAATAAAAACTTCTTCACAAGAAAATCCAGCAACTTCTTTATCTGGAGGAAATCAACAAAAAGTTTCTATTGCTAAAGGACTAGCAACAGAGCCACAATTTTTCATTTTAGATGAACCAACTCGTGGTGTTGATGTTGGAGCCAGAAAAGAAATTTATAATCTAATTCACCAACTAAAACAAGAAAATAAAACAATAATGATTATTTCTTCTGATATGCAAGAAGTAATTGGAATCGCGGATAGAGTAATTACTATGTACGAAGGAAGAATTACAGGTGAATTAGTAGGAGATCAAATCACTGATCAAAATATTATGAAATATTCACTAAATTTACAGAAAGGAAATTAG
- a CDS encoding restriction endonuclease subunit S, whose amino-acid sequence MNNFLNLKTTSKKTCSFFIKKNQGFYTWIEGKVGDLFYLKRGKVILQNFIENNRGKFPVYSSQTENNGELGKINTYDFNGEFITWTTDGAHAGTIFYRNGKFSITDRCGIVEIKNLKLFDYFWTSKSLAMISKQYVNNSSANAKLMIHQLSDINFNFPCLKEQQKIGQLFYTLDKIVSLYERKINLFEKLENISCRICL is encoded by the coding sequence TTAAATAATTTTTTAAATTTAAAAACTACAAGTAAAAAAACTTGTAGTTTTTTTATAAAGAAAAATCAAGGATTTTACACTTGAATAGAGGGTAAGGTTGGAGATTTATTTTATCTTAAAAGAGGAAAAGTAATTTTACAAAACTTTATTGAAAATAATAGAGGTAAATTTCCTGTATATTCTTCTCAAACTGAAAACAATGGAGAACTTGGGAAAATAAATACATATGATTTCAATGGTGAATTTATTACTTGAACAACTGATGGTGCTCATGCTGGAACAATATTCTATAGAAATGGAAAATTTTCAATCACTGATCGTTGTGGAATAGTAGAAATAAAAAATTTAAAACTTTTTGATTATTTTTGAACCTCAAAATCATTAGCAATGATTTCAAAACAATATGTAAATAATTCTAGTGCAAATGCAAAATTAATGATTCATCAACTTTCTGATATTAATTTCAATTTTCCTTGTTTAAAAGAACAACAAAAAATAGGTCAACTTTTTTATACGTTAGATAAAATCGTAAGTCTTTATGAGAGAAAGATAAATTTGTTTGAGAAGCTTGAAAATATTTCTTGCAGAATATGTTTGTAA
- a CDS encoding restriction endonuclease subunit S, with the protein MKKNEAKPSIRFKDFNYKWSAKELDKVVNSFGGTSLEEYFNTTGKYKVISIGSFNENNNYNDQNLRIDLNEKSKNFILNKDDLAMILNDKTQSCNILGRVLLIPEDNKFIYNQRTQRIVLNKLFLNPLFTYFYLNSKGREGIIKNAQGNTQVYINWSAVSNLKIIFPTLEEQKKISELLKNFSLTHAQLKRKLNLIKTYKNRS; encoded by the coding sequence GTGAAGAAAAATGAAGCAAAACCAAGCATTAGATTTAAAGATTTCAACTATAAATGATCTGCTAAAGAACTTGATAAAGTTGTCAACTCTTTTGGAGGTACATCATTAGAAGAATATTTTAATACTACTGGAAAATACAAAGTAATCAGTATTGGTAGTTTTAATGAAAATAATAATTATAATGACCAGAACTTACGAATTGATTTAAATGAAAAAAGTAAAAACTTTATATTAAATAAAGATGATTTAGCTATGATATTGAATGATAAAACTCAAAGTTGCAACATTTTAGGAAGAGTTTTGTTAATCCCTGAAGATAATAAATTTATTTATAATCAAAGAACACAGAGAATAGTTCTTAATAAATTATTTCTCAATCCATTATTTACTTATTTTTACTTAAATTCAAAAGGAAGAGAAGGAATAATTAAAAACGCACAAGGAAACACTCAAGTTTATATCAATTGATCAGCTGTTTCAAACTTAAAAATAATTTTTCCTACATTAGAAGAACAAAAGAAAATTTCCGAGCTTTTAAAGAACTTCAGTTTAACTCACGCACAACTAAAGCGTAAGTTAAATTTAATAAAAACATACAAAAATCGCTCTTAA
- the iolD gene encoding 3D-(3,5/4)-trihydroxycyclohexane-1,2-dione acylhydrolase (decyclizing), with amino-acid sequence MAKTIRLTTAQAIVKFIDNVYFKVDNQTTKFVYGVATIFGHGNVLGLGEALANEEHNLKLIQGKNEQGMAHIALGFAKQKHRQQIIACTSSVGPGAANMLTAAGTATANNIPLLLFPGDTFASRRPDPVLQQIEQTYDFNISTNDAFKAVAKYWDRINRPEQIINSLIHAFDVLTDPANTGAVVICLPQDVQAEVYDFPLWFFEKRIYEFKRTRPDAKDLQKVVSLIKNAKQPLVIVGGGVRYSQASSALLKFLSKTKIPFSFTQAGKSSIPSSTKQNLGGIGVTGSLVANTYAKNADLVIGLGTKYTDFTTGSKTQFNESVKFVNINIKPFDSKKMRALSIVADLKAALKDLNTLLEDIKDFSYIQNIKKNEELLQAKTQWHDYLRTIYELEKPLKNKALVVDKNQSSVDKFAAAIKEHYQEDIQIFSQTRALHLIRKYIDEKASITAAAGSLPGDLQRLWETDEFGSYNVEYGYSCMGHEIQAAIGSSIALNYVPSYALVGDGSFLMLHSEMLTAIQEQIPVVIILFDNSGFGCINNLQVGSNIKSFETEFYCRTKPNTNEYSQLAITEFATIAKGYGFEAILAKTEDEFIQALKESKTTKKPMLIEIKVYPKSMTPGFESFWQTGLSLVSTNKEVETLAKENEEKIKENNNFN; translated from the coding sequence ATGGCAAAAACAATTAGATTAACTACAGCTCAAGCAATTGTAAAATTTATCGATAACGTTTATTTTAAAGTTGATAATCAAACAACAAAATTTGTCTATGGAGTAGCTACAATTTTTGGTCACGGAAATGTTTTAGGACTTGGAGAAGCGCTTGCAAATGAAGAACACAATTTAAAGCTAATTCAAGGTAAAAACGAACAAGGAATGGCTCATATAGCTCTTGGTTTTGCTAAACAAAAACACAGACAACAAATTATCGCTTGTACATCATCAGTAGGACCTGGAGCAGCGAATATGCTAACCGCAGCAGGAACTGCAACTGCAAATAATATTCCTTTATTACTTTTTCCAGGAGATACTTTTGCTTCAAGAAGACCAGATCCTGTTTTACAACAAATAGAACAAACTTATGATTTTAATATTTCAACAAATGATGCTTTTAAAGCGGTAGCAAAATATTGAGACAGAATCAACAGACCTGAGCAAATTATTAATTCTTTAATTCATGCTTTCGACGTTTTAACTGATCCTGCAAATACTGGAGCTGTTGTAATTTGCCTACCACAAGATGTTCAAGCTGAAGTTTATGATTTTCCACTTTGATTTTTTGAAAAAAGAATCTATGAATTTAAACGAACAAGACCAGATGCTAAAGACCTACAAAAAGTAGTTTCATTAATTAAAAACGCTAAACAACCTTTAGTTATAGTAGGTGGAGGAGTTCGTTATTCACAAGCTAGTTCTGCGCTATTAAAATTTTTAAGCAAAACCAAAATACCTTTTAGCTTTACACAAGCAGGAAAAAGTTCAATTCCTTCTTCTACAAAGCAAAATTTAGGTGGAATTGGGGTTACAGGTTCTCTAGTGGCTAATACTTATGCAAAAAATGCTGATTTAGTAATAGGATTAGGAACAAAATATACTGATTTTACAACTGGTTCAAAAACTCAATTTAATGAATCTGTAAAATTTGTAAATATTAATATAAAACCTTTTGATTCTAAAAAAATGAGAGCTCTTTCTATAGTAGCAGATTTAAAAGCAGCACTTAAGGATTTAAATACTTTATTAGAAGATATAAAAGACTTCAGTTATATACAAAATATAAAGAAAAATGAAGAACTTTTACAAGCTAAAACACAATGACATGATTATTTAAGAACAATTTATGAGCTTGAAAAACCTTTAAAAAATAAAGCATTAGTAGTAGATAAAAATCAAAGTTCTGTAGATAAATTTGCAGCAGCTATAAAAGAACATTATCAAGAAGATATTCAAATTTTTTCACAAACTAGAGCTTTACATTTAATTAGAAAATACATAGATGAAAAAGCTTCAATAACTGCCGCAGCTGGTTCTCTTCCAGGAGATTTACAAAGACTATGAGAAACTGATGAATTTGGCTCTTATAACGTTGAATACGGTTATTCTTGTATGGGACACGAAATTCAAGCTGCTATCGGGTCTTCAATTGCTTTAAATTATGTTCCTTCATATGCTTTAGTTGGAGATGGTTCGTTTTTAATGCTTCATAGTGAGATGCTAACTGCTATTCAAGAACAAATCCCTGTTGTAATTATTTTATTTGACAATTCAGGTTTTGGTTGCATCAATAATTTACAAGTTGGTTCTAATATAAAATCATTTGAAACTGAGTTTTACTGTAGAACTAAACCAAATACCAATGAGTACTCACAACTTGCAATTACTGAATTTGCAACAATAGCAAAAGGATATGGATTCGAAGCAATTTTAGCTAAAACAGAAGATGAATTTATCCAAGCTTTAAAAGAATCAAAAACAACAAAAAAACCAATGTTAATTGAAATAAAAGTTTATCCTAAATCAATGACTCCAGGTTTTGAATCTTTTTGACAAACAGGGCTTTCACTTGTTTCAACAAACAAAGAAGTTGAAACTCTTGCGAAGGAAAATGAAGAAAAAATAAAGGAAAATAATAATTTTAACTAA
- a CDS encoding restriction endonuclease subunit S, translating into MNSKNIEDNFIIDGGGFVSKQEIKNNPGQYPVYSSQTSNNGKMGSINYYKYDGEFITWTTRGALAGSIFYRNEKFSVSNAGLLQAKDNQLSDVKFYYYVLKNSNLRTIMTIGSIPQFTVQMIKNINCIIPDNKEEQEQISNF; encoded by the coding sequence ATGAACTCAAAAAACATAGAAGATAATTTTATTATAGATGGTGGAGGATTTGTTTCCAAACAAGAAATAAAAAACAATCCAGGGCAATATCCAGTATATTCATCACAAACTTCGAATAACGGGAAAATGGGTTCTATAAATTATTATAAATATGATGGAGAATTTATAACCTGAACTACAAGAGGAGCTTTAGCAGGGAGTATATTTTATAGAAACGAAAAATTCAGTGTTTCTAATGCAGGACTATTACAAGCTAAAGACAACCAACTTTCAGATGTAAAATTTTATTATTATGTGTTGAAAAATTCTAATTTAAGAACCATAATGACTATAGGCAGTATACCTCAATTCACTGTGCAGATGATTAAAAATATTAACTGTATAATTCCTGATAACAAAGAAGAACAAGAACAAATTTCTAATTTTTAA
- the iolE gene encoding myo-inosose-2 dehydratase, whose product MNKIYKLKNVKVGVAPILWTNDDMPELGGDISFEQAISEMAQAGYQGTEIGNKFPKDPQVLLKKLKEHNLEIASAWFSAYILSDIENNFKEFQKHCLFLKQLGAKVVVVSEQTHSIQGQAKPLYKNKPFFTEEEFVQLAAGLNMYGKWSKEQGIDLVYHHHMGTGIQTWKETEKILNLTEPEYVSLVFDTGHFAHTGEDIDRTLEKAIHRVKHIHLKDIRSQKVIELQLKNWSFLEGVKEGIFTVPGDGDAPYFNLFFEILANSNYEGWLIVEAEQDPKKANPLEYAKKAMNYLKTIISW is encoded by the coding sequence ATGAATAAAATATATAAATTAAAGAATGTTAAAGTTGGTGTTGCGCCTATTTTATGAACTAATGACGATATGCCGGAATTAGGTGGAGATATTTCTTTTGAACAAGCAATTTCTGAAATGGCACAAGCGGGCTATCAAGGAACTGAAATTGGTAATAAATTTCCAAAAGATCCACAGGTATTATTAAAAAAATTAAAAGAGCACAACTTAGAAATTGCTTCAGCTTGATTTAGTGCATATATTTTGTCAGATATTGAAAATAATTTCAAAGAATTTCAAAAACATTGTTTATTTTTAAAGCAATTAGGTGCAAAAGTTGTTGTTGTAAGTGAACAAACTCACTCAATCCAAGGTCAAGCAAAACCACTTTATAAAAACAAACCATTTTTTACAGAAGAAGAATTTGTTCAATTAGCTGCTGGTCTTAATATGTATGGAAAATGATCTAAAGAACAAGGTATCGATTTAGTTTATCACCATCATATGGGAACAGGTATTCAAACCTGAAAAGAAACAGAAAAGATCTTAAATTTAACAGAACCTGAATATGTTTCGTTAGTTTTTGATACAGGTCATTTTGCCCACACAGGTGAAGACATTGACCGTACACTTGAAAAAGCAATTCATCGTGTAAAACATATTCATTTAAAAGACATAAGATCACAAAAAGTTATTGAACTACAACTTAAAAATTGAAGCTTTTTAGAAGGTGTTAAAGAAGGAATTTTTACAGTTCCAGGCGATGGAGATGCTCCTTATTTCAATTTATTTTTCGAAATCTTAGCTAATTCAAATTATGAAGGTTGATTAATTGTTGAAGCAGAACAAGATCCAAAAAAAGCAAACCCTCTTGAATATGCAAAAAAAGCTATGAATTATTTAAAAACAATCATCTCATGATAA
- a CDS encoding restriction endonuclease subunit S, producing the protein MKKALKPEIRFKDFTDDWIEGKVGDLFYLKRGKVILQNFIENNRGKFPVYSSQTENNGELGKINTYDFNGEFITWTTDGAHAGTIFYRNGKFSITDRCGIVEIKI; encoded by the coding sequence ATGAAAAAAGCACTAAAACCAGAGATTAGATTTAAAGATTTCACTGACGATTGAATAGAGGGTAAGGTTGGAGATTTATTTTATCTTAAAAGAGGAAAAGTAATTTTACAAAACTTTATTGAAAATAATAGAGGTAAATTTCCTGTATATTCTTCTCAAACTGAAAACAATGGAGAACTTGGGAAAATAAATACATATGATTTCAATGGTGAATTTATTACTTGAACAACTGATGGTGCTCATGCTGGAACAATATTCTATAGAAATGGAAAATTTTCAATCACTGATCGTTGTGGAATAGTAGAAATAAAAATTTAA
- a CDS encoding Gfo/Idh/MocA family oxidoreductase has product MNTKIKVGILGLGRMGLTHAENLLNKINNAQLIALCSLDDKAEHYAKLWNIKYWYNSYEKMLENEEIDAVVIVSPTAHHPNNILQALKAKKHVFCEKPLGIDLDSVYSLVQEAKTYKNQVVQIGFMRRYDRDYSYAKQLVDNGQIGKVFYVRTLSQDPEQDIKNMFSFGPTSGGQFIDVGAHDLDLMIWYLDSYPKRVWSLGDAYKYEEFKSWNDGDVVAGMFEFHNGSIGIMTASRIGPQGYQAQAELIGTQGHLNIGLIDQKNNVISLNSQGAIHNYHRNFNSRFSQSYIDELNEFINKIIKQDYDKSQLDEALVNIIALRKAQESFSSKQIEEIQYPKWLKIK; this is encoded by the coding sequence ATGAATACAAAAATAAAAGTAGGTATATTAGGTTTAGGTCGTATGGGTTTGACTCATGCTGAAAATCTACTAAATAAAATCAATAATGCCCAGCTAATCGCTCTTTGTTCGCTTGATGACAAAGCAGAGCATTATGCAAAACTTTGAAACATTAAATATTGATATAATTCATATGAAAAAATGCTTGAAAATGAAGAAATTGATGCAGTTGTAATAGTTAGTCCAACAGCACATCATCCAAACAACATCTTACAAGCTTTAAAAGCAAAAAAACACGTTTTTTGTGAGAAACCATTAGGTATTGATTTAGATAGTGTTTACAGTCTTGTACAAGAAGCAAAAACCTATAAAAATCAAGTAGTTCAGATAGGTTTTATGCGTCGTTATGATCGAGATTATAGCTATGCAAAACAATTAGTAGATAACGGTCAAATTGGAAAAGTATTTTATGTCAGAACTCTATCCCAAGATCCTGAACAAGATATAAAAAATATGTTCAGCTTTGGTCCAACATCTGGCGGTCAATTTATTGATGTCGGAGCGCACGATTTAGATTTAATGATATGATACTTAGATTCATATCCTAAAAGAGTGTGATCTTTAGGAGATGCGTATAAATATGAAGAATTTAAGTCTTGAAATGATGGTGATGTAGTAGCAGGAATGTTTGAATTTCACAACGGTTCAATTGGTATTATGACTGCAAGTAGAATTGGACCTCAAGGATATCAAGCACAAGCTGAATTAATTGGTACACAAGGACATTTAAATATAGGCTTAATTGATCAAAAAAACAATGTTATTAGTTTAAATTCTCAAGGTGCAATTCATAATTATCATCGAAATTTTAATTCCAGATTTTCTCAGTCATATATCGACGAATTAAATGAGTTTATCAACAAGATAATTAAGCAAGATTATGATAAATCACAACTCGATGAAGCTTTAGTTAACATAATAGCTCTTAGAAAAGCACAAGAATCTTTTTCAAGCAAACAAATAGAAGAAATCCAATATCCTAAATGATTAAAAATTAAATAA
- a CDS encoding ABC transporter permease subunit has product MLKILNKFKKEEKFEFVDSLDFFSREAKIEEIRSYYKKRIEFNQEKLDTSINTWHDDFFNFKISTEDRKDFIEKRAQKRIIQAHKPLEDLEKQFLNLEIDQQSFDNKKVELQKQIDLEVEKIKQEAQTKKEKADTFLEKQKVKYEKEISKKEALHKNFMEYVHQDSKNQINKISKQFEQIVSQDPSFFTTRQEKLAETLKILNQETKEKLNSLENEFQTRKIGQNTYLSQKKNIESTYKNEVKTLQKEAQKVHPKMRSVERVWNFLKFKEEDRFINTVERTKKSLNNTKLLILFLIIAFITGALNVNFFSSYNWFVAILKNNIFIGFIALGQTLVILTGGIDLSVGSLIGFGATIYLLLTVKLGLHFVAVLFILIIILAALGVLNGILISKFKIPPFIVTLAGLLSLRGAIAILLKGTPITNPDDPIFNFFNYDLGSNFTVLVLVFIIAVALLIFFIKFSKFGRYVYAVGDNPTAATFSGIKNNKILISVYMFSGIFAILGALSISSGTTSVSPQTGYGFELDTVTAVVLGGTALTGGKGGVGKTIVGWFAMALLLNTFSFFQIDSNFQLVAKGIIIVLAILFDQKYHINERLSKLYYKVLVRI; this is encoded by the coding sequence ATGCTAAAAATTTTAAACAAGTTTAAAAAAGAAGAAAAATTTGAATTTGTAGATTCTTTAGATTTTTTCTCAAGAGAAGCAAAAATTGAAGAAATTCGAAGCTATTACAAAAAAAGAATCGAATTTAATCAAGAAAAATTAGATACTTCAATTAATACTTGACATGACGACTTTTTTAACTTTAAAATATCGACAGAAGATAGAAAAGACTTCATTGAAAAAAGAGCTCAAAAAAGAATTATACAAGCTCACAAGCCTTTAGAAGATCTAGAAAAACAATTTTTAAATTTAGAAATTGATCAACAATCTTTTGATAATAAAAAAGTAGAACTTCAAAAGCAAATTGATTTAGAAGTTGAAAAAATTAAACAAGAAGCACAAACTAAAAAAGAAAAAGCTGATACGTTTTTAGAAAAACAAAAAGTTAAATATGAAAAAGAGATAAGCAAAAAAGAAGCTCTTCATAAAAACTTTATGGAATATGTGCATCAAGATTCTAAAAATCAAATTAATAAAATTAGTAAACAATTTGAACAAATTGTTTCACAAGATCCTTCTTTTTTCACTACGAGACAGGAAAAATTAGCTGAAACTCTTAAAATTTTAAACCAAGAAACAAAAGAGAAATTAAATTCTTTAGAAAACGAGTTTCAAACAAGAAAAATAGGTCAAAATACTTATTTATCACAAAAGAAAAATATAGAATCCACCTATAAAAATGAAGTAAAAACACTTCAAAAAGAAGCTCAAAAAGTACACCCTAAAATGAGAAGTGTTGAAAGAGTTTGAAACTTCTTAAAATTCAAAGAAGAAGATAGATTTATTAACACAGTAGAAAGAACTAAAAAGTCTTTAAATAACACAAAATTACTTATTTTGTTCTTAATTATCGCTTTTATTACTGGTGCTTTAAATGTTAACTTCTTTAGTTCCTATAACTGATTTGTTGCTATTTTAAAAAACAACATTTTTATAGGATTTATTGCACTTGGTCAAACACTAGTAATTCTAACTGGGGGAATTGATCTTTCAGTCGGTTCATTAATTGGATTTGGAGCCACAATTTATTTACTACTAACGGTTAAGTTGGGGCTTCATTTTGTAGCAGTTTTATTCATTTTAATAATTATTTTAGCTGCTTTAGGAGTTTTAAATGGAATACTAATTTCTAAGTTTAAAATACCTCCATTTATTGTTACTTTAGCTGGATTGTTATCACTTAGAGGAGCGATTGCTATTTTGTTAAAAGGAACCCCAATAACAAATCCAGATGATCCTATTTTTAACTTCTTTAATTATGATTTAGGATCTAACTTTACTGTACTAGTTTTAGTGTTTATAATAGCAGTTGCATTGTTAATATTCTTTATTAAATTCTCAAAATTTGGAAGATATGTTTATGCAGTAGGAGATAATCCAACAGCTGCTACATTTTCAGGAATTAAAAACAATAAAATCTTGATTTCAGTGTACATGTTTTCCGGAATATTCGCTATTTTAGGTGCTTTATCTATTTCCTCAGGAACTACTTCAGTATCTCCACAAACAGGTTATGGTTTTGAGTTAGATACAGTAACTGCTGTTGTTTTAGGTGGAACAGCATTAACAGGAGGAAAAGGTGGAGTTGGAAAAACTATTGTAGGATGATTTGCAATGGCTTTATTATTAAATACATTTAGTTTCTTCCAAATTGACTCTAACTTCCAATTAGTAGCTAAAGGTATCATCATAGTATTAGCTATCTTATTTGATCAAAAATACCACATAAATGAAAGATTATCAAAACTTTACTACAAAGTATTAGTAAGGATTTAG